Below is a window of Mucilaginibacter ginkgonis DNA.
CTCGTGGTTGCCAACGCCAAACGACGCATATAGGTTGTTGTCGCTATTAAGTTTATAAGTGATGCCGACCTTAGGATTAAAAAAGTTGAGGCCAACAGTTTGTTGCACGTTGTTTAGGTTTCTGTCGAAACCGAGGAAAGAATAATATACGTGCCGGTATTGCAAGTCGCCATATAATAGAAACTTGTCCGTCTCATACTCCGCGCGAAGAAATGTGTTAAAATCCGTTTTCTTAGCATTATTGCGCGAGTATTCATAATCCGGGGATATACCTGCCGATTGCGCTGTGTACTCTATGTTGTTATAATGGGCGCCTTTATACTCATTGTAAGCGCCGCCTAGTAGCAACTTAAATTGGGTGGTAGGCTGGTAGTTTAAATTGTAGGTAACCCCGTAAAAGTCGTTTTTTAGCCACAACCTACGCACCAGGTCGGTATTGGTGATTGTTACGCCGCCAATAGTTACAGGTATAAGGCCATAATCTGCCAGAGAAGCATCATTTTTATACTCTTCGTAGTAACCTAAGCCTTTGGTATAATGCAATGCTGCGCCAAAGCTAAATTGATCGCTTACCTGCTGATTGTACAATAACTGGTAATGGTTTTGGGTATAGTTATCCGTTTGATTTGGATAGTACGTTCCGTTGGCTGCTATATAACCCAACTCGTTGTAGCGGCGATTGCCGGCAGCCACGCTGTCGGCGTTTACACCATTCCAGGCCTGGTGCGTTTTTTCCTGTCCTGAAAAGACATTTAATCGCAGGCTGTTATTCTTGCCGAAGTAAGCGCCACTAAAAAAGTAAGATTTTAATTCCGATGCAGATCGCTGGATATACCCATCAGACCTGATGCGCGACAACCTGCCATCAAACTCGAAATGGTTATCCAGCAACCCGGTGCCAATGCTTACTGTATTTTTAACGGTGCCATAAGATCCGGCAGCATTGTTTAACTCGGCATAAGCAGAGTCGCGCCTTACAGCGGTTTGAATATTGATGCTGCCACCAAATGCGCCCGCGCCATTGGTTGATGTACCCACGCCGCGCTGTATCTGGATGTTGTCTACCGATGATGCAAAATCGGGCAGGTCTACAAAATAGGTGCCCTGGCTTTCCGCATCATTGTATGGGATGCCGTTTATTGTAACGTTTACCCGCGTACCGTCAGACCCACGGATGCGGATACCTGTGTACCCAACGCCGGCCCCTGCATCGGAAGTGGTTACTGCGGACGGCGTTTGCATGAGCAGATAAGGAAGATCCTGCCCCAGGTTGTTTTTTTGAATATCTTTTCGTGAGAGGTTCGTAAAGGCCGTTGGCGAGTTGCGGCTGGCACGCGTGGCAACTATGTTTACATCATCCAATACATTAGCTGTGGTCAATGAAAAATCGAGCCTACGGCTATCGGCCAAATAAACGGTTTCGATTACGGTTTTGAAACCTATGAAACTCACCTTAATAGTGTAATTTCCGGCGGCAAGATCTGCGGTGCGGTAATTACCGGCAGCATCCGCAGCTACCGAGCGTGCATTGACAGTTACAGTTGCGCCCGGCAGGGGCGTGTTGTTTTGGCCATCGGTAATTTTACCGGATAGCACAATTTGGGCCGATGCGGTATACGCAAACAGCAAGGCGATGGTCGCCAATAATAAATTTTTCAAAATGTAAATAATAACACTAGTTAAACCATCTGCCTGTA
It encodes the following:
- a CDS encoding TonB-dependent receptor — protein: MKNLLLATIALLFAYTASAQIVLSGKITDGQNNTPLPGATVTVNARSVAADAAGNYRTADLAAGNYTIKVSFIGFKTVIETVYLADSRRLDFSLTTANVLDDVNIVATRASRNSPTAFTNLSRKDIQKNNLGQDLPYLLMQTPSAVTTSDAGAGVGYTGIRIRGSDGTRVNVTINGIPYNDAESQGTYFVDLPDFASSVDNIQIQRGVGTSTNGAGAFGGSINIQTAVRRDSAYAELNNAAGSYGTVKNTVSIGTGLLDNHFEFDGRLSRIRSDGYIQRSASELKSYFFSGAYFGKNNSLRLNVFSGQEKTHQAWNGVNADSVAAGNRRYNELGYIAANGTYYPNQTDNYTQNHYQLLYNQQVSDQFSFGAALHYTKGLGYYEEYKNDASLADYGLIPVTIGGVTITNTDLVRRLWLKNDFYGVTYNLNYQPTTQFKLLLGGAYNEYKGAHYNNIEYTAQSAGISPDYEYSRNNAKKTDFNTFLRAEYETDKFLLYGDLQYRHVYYSFLGFDRNLNNVQQTVGLNFFNPKVGITYKLNSDNNLYASFGVGNHEPNRDDYVNSTPSSRPKAETLYDWEAGYRLHTGIFSGGINGFYMLYDNQLVLTGSLNDVGEAIRTNIKTSYRRGVEIDGRLKIIPQLVWAANAAISSNKVEGFQQYLFNYDTNTPVVTSYGTTDIAFSPNLVANSELSFHPLANGEIALISKYVSRQYLDNTSNINPTGVPSAGASSFAQNRYLNSYFVNSLRLNYNFSIKAVKNIGITVLVNNIFGVKYESNGATYPDIEGGKVVNYNYFYPQVPTNFLASLNLKF